AGGTGGCGGAGCTGCGCAGCGTCCACCGTTCCACGCTTGCGGAACGCTTCGGACCGGTGGTGGGCTGAACGGCCGGCCGCCGATACGGTGGTCAGCCGCGGGCGGCCAGCTCCACCGGCCGCCGCGTCAACAGCCGCACCCGCTGCTGGGTCAGCAGGATGCCGCAGAGCACGACCAGCGCGCCCGCCGGTTCGTTCCAGCTGAGGCGCTCCCCGAGCACCAGGACGCCGAGCGCCACACCCACGACCGGCGTCACATAGGTCACGCCGGAGGTCGCTGTCGGCCCCCACGCGCGCAGCACGTTCATGTTCCAGATGTAGACGACGCCCGATCCCAGAGCGCCCAGGGCGAGCAGGCTCAGCACGACCGGCCAGCTGAACCGGACAGGGTGCCAGGCGATCACCGGGGTCAGCGCGATCATGATCGCCGCGGCGAGGCCGACACTGAGGAACGCCGTCGCGGTGGCCGGGATGTCGCGGTGGCAGATGAAGCGGCGCAAGTAACTAAAGCTGACACCGTAGCAGGTCACCGCGCCGAGACAGGCGAGCTGCCCCCCGAGCGAGCCGGAGAGCGCCGCCAGCTGCCACGGCCCCACGACCACGAGGACGCCGAGCACACCGACCATCACCCCGAGGATCTGGTCGCGGTTAAGCCGTTCGACCCGGAAGGCCGCCGTCGCCATGATGGCGGTCGTGATGGGCGTCACCGCGTTGTAGATGCTCGCCAGGCTGGAGGAGACGTACTGCTCTGCCCAGGCGAAGAGCAGGAACGGAAGCGCGCAGCCCATGATCGCCACGACGACGAAGTGCAGCCAGACGATCGGCTCGCGCGGGAGCCTGCTGCGCGTGACGAGGAGGATGACGCCGAGTGTCACCGCGCCGAAGACCAGCCGGGCCCAGGCGACCTGCCCGAAGCTGACCCCTTCGAGTCCGATCTTCATGAACAGGAAGCTGGCGCCCCAGATAACCCCCATGCCGATGAACTGAAGAGTGACTTTCACGCGCGCGACGTTACCCTAACCGCCTCGCGTCATCCGGCGCTTTGGGGCCACGATGCCGCGATTTCACCCTTCGGGTCGTGTGCCCGGAGACGTCGTCGGGGCCGGGGCCGTCACGCGGACCGGCTGGGCCACCGAGGCCGGGAACGCCTCTCCACCGTACTTCGCGTTGGCGGCCGTCATGTAGGTCTTCCACACCCGGTTTCTCAGCTGATCGCCCTGGACGCCGCCGATGGTGGACCGGCGGAGCGAGACCTCTCCCTGGACATTGCCGATCCACACCGCCGTCGCGAGTTCCGTGGTGGAGCCGACGAACCAGGTGTGCTACTCTCCGTCGGAGGTGCCGGTCTTGCCGAACACCGGGACACCGTCCCGCGGGTTGGACGCGGAGCCGGTTCCTCTCATCACACCGCTCAGCTCCGAGGCCATCGTGGCCGCGACCTCGGAGCTGACGGCCGCCGAGCACTCCGGCCCCGGAACCGGCACGTCCTTGCCCTCGGAGTCCACGATGCGGTCGATCGCGATGGGCGAGCAGATCACGCCTTTGTTGGCGATAGCCGCGAAGGCCGCGGCCATCCGGATGGGCGCCACTTCGTTGATTCCGAGAACGTCCGAGACGTAGGAGGTGAGCGACTTCCCGTCCGCGCGCCGAACGCCGAACGCCTCCGCCGTCTTGCGGATCTCGCACTGGTCGAGCTTCTGCGCCATCGAGAAGAACGCCCCGTTCACCGAACCGGCGGTCGCCGTGCGCACGCTCATGTCCCCCGGCGTCTGTCCGCTGTCGTTCTTGGGAGAGTAGGCGCCGCCCTGCGTGCCCTGGCAGCTGTCGCGGAAGGTGGGGGGCTGAGGGCCCGCGCGTTCCCGTTGACCGTGTCGTCGATCGAGTGCCCGGTCTTGAGCCACTCGGCGAGCGTGAACACCTTGTACGTCGAGCCGGCGGGGAACCCGCTGGAAGCGCCGTCTTCGTAGTCGCTGGCGAAGTTGACGGCCGTGCTCTCCGGCTAGGTGTCCTCCGGGTGGGCGTCGAAGTCCTTGTTCTGCGCCATCGCGAGGACACGTCCCGTGCCGGGCTCGATGGTCACGAGCGAACCGCCGAGGTCGAGGGCCGGGGCGGACATCGGGACGTACGCCCTCATCGACTCGAGCGCTGCGCGCTGGAGGTCGAGATCGAGCGTCGTGTAGATGTCATAGCCGCCGGTGGTGAGAGTGCTCCGCTCCGGATCGACAGCGTCCTGGAGCATCTTCTGGTTCCGGATGACGCGCTCGACGTAGTCGCAGAAGAAGCCAGCGCCCAGCGGGTTCGCCGCATGACAGCCGGTGGCGAGCGGGGTGATCTTCGGCTCGATGGGAGCGGCGACGGCCTCGTCGTGCTGCGCCTGCGTGATCTTGCCCTCTTTGAGCATCGCGGCGAGCACATCGCCGTCCCGGCGCTTCTTGTTGTCCGCGAGGTTCTCCTCGCGGTCGAGGCGCAGCCCATTGGGCTCGTTCACCGACGCGATCAGGCTGGCCGCCTGCGGCAGTGTCAGCTCGGCCGCCGTGACGCCATAGTAGTACTTCGCCGCGGACTGGATATCGTACGTCGTGCCGCCGAACGGCGCGATGTTCAGATAGCCGAGCAGAATCTGATCCTTGGTGTACGCCTTCTCCAAACCGATCGCGAGCCGGATCTCCTTCAGCTTGCGGTCCATGCTCGTCTTCGTCGCGTCGTCGTAGGCGGCTTCGCGCTTGGCCTTGTCCGGAATGGCCTCCGCCCGCTGCACGAGGATGTTCTTGACATACTGCATGGAGATGGTGGACGCGCCCGATCCGACGTTCTCGCTCAGCGCGTTCCCGGCAGCGGCGCGCAGAGCCGCTCTCACATCGACGCCGCCGCGACTGTAGAACCGCGGGTCCTCGGTCGCGATCAGAGCGTCCTTCACCTGCGGGGAGATCTGGTCCCAGCCGACGATCTCGCGGTTCTGCTC
Above is a genomic segment from Leifsonia xyli subsp. xyli str. CTCB07 containing:
- a CDS encoding DMT family transporter; this encodes MKVTLQFIGMGVIWGASFLFMKIGLEGVSFGQVAWARLVFGAVTLGVILLVTRSRLPREPIVWLHFVVVAIMGCALPFLLFAWAEQYVSSSLASIYNAVTPITTAIMATAAFRVERLNRDQILGVMVGVLGVLVVVGPWQLAALSGSLGGQLACLGAVTCYGVSFSYLRRFICHRDIPATATAFLSVGLAAAIMIALTPVIAWHPVRFSWPVVLSLLALGALGSGVVYIWNMNVLRAWGPTATSGVTYVTPVVGVALGVLVLGERLSWNEPAGALVVLCGILLTQQRVRLLTRRPVELAARG
- a CDS encoding penicillin-binding transpeptidase domain-containing protein, with product MAQDRALDRRHGQRERAGPQPPTFRDSCQGTQGGAYSPKNDSGQTPGDMSVRTATAGSVNGAFFSMAQKLDQCEIRKTAEAFGVRRADGKSLTSYVSDVLGINEVAPIRMAAAFAAIANKGVICSPIAIDRIVDSEGKDVPVPGPECSAAVSSEVAATMASELSGVMRGTGSASNPRDGVPVFGKTGTSDGE
- a CDS encoding transglycosylase domain-containing protein, whose translation is MTHLSRRRRTAAGFLALSAVAGVMVVAMVAPAVAVSGMAADSGIRLFEGLPEYIKPDKLAQTTDIYAKDGTGAPVLIAAVYEQNREIVGWDQISPQVKDALIATEDPRFYSRGGVDVRAALRAAAGNALSENVGSGASTISMQYVKNILVQRAEAIPDKAKREAAYDDATKTSMDRKLKEIRLAIGLEKAYTKDQILLGYLNIAPFGGTTYDIQSAAKYYYGVTAAELTLPQAASLIASVNEPNGLRLDREENLADNKKRRDGDVLAAMLKEGKITQAQHDEAVAAPIEPKITPLATGCHAANPLGAGFFCDYVERVIRNQKMLQDAVDPERSTLTTGGYDIYTTLDLDLQRAALESMRAYVPMSAPALDLGGSLVTIEPGTGRVLAMAQNKDFDAHPEDT